A stretch of DNA from Mycolicibacterium celeriflavum:
CGGACGCCGCCAAGCGGGCCGCCACCTACGACAAGCTCGCGCTGCAGCAGCTGCTCGCCCCGACGCGGGCCCGCAGCTCGCGGGCGACGCGCTACCAACTGCTGGCGTCGGCCGCCACCATCGTGCCCTTCATCGGCATCGTGGAGATCGGTCGCGAGCTGCTCGCCGCCGGGCGGCCGGATCCGACCAGGGTGTGGATCGTCGTGGCGGTGGTGATCGTCGCGCTGCTGGTGCGCACGCTCGCCGGTGGCGCCGCTTTGACCATCACGCATTTCGCCGACGTAGACCTGCAGCGGTCACTGCGGCTGAGGATCGTCGACAAGCTCGGCAAGCTGCCGCTCGGCTGGTTCGGTACCCGGTCGTCGGGCGAGGTGCGCAAGGCCGTGCAGAACGACGTCGGCGAATTGCACTTCCTGGTCGCGCATTCGGCGGTGGAGAACACCGGCGCGCTGGCCACGCCGCTGTTCGGGCTCATCTACTGCTTCTACCTGGACTGGCGGCTGGGCCTGTTGGCGATGGCCACCGTGCCGTTCTACATCGGCGTGTACGTCGCGCTGGGCCGCGATTCCCGGGTACAGATGGAGCGCCTGGACCGGGGGGTCGAACGGATCAGCGCCACCATCGTCGAGTTCATCGCCGGCGTGTCGGTGGTCAAGACCTTCGGCGAAGCGGGTAAGGCGCACAAGCGCTTCGCCGACGCCGCCGACGAGTTCAACGACAGCTTCGCCGGCTGGGTGGGGCCGCTGGTGCGGGTCAAGGCGGTGTCGTCGATCTTCATCGACACACCCGTGCTGCTGCTGGCCAACCTCGTCGGCGGCTACTGGTTCGTCCGAAGCGGCTGGGTGACCCCGATCGAGGTGCTGGGCTCGACGCTGGTCGCGGTGACGATTCCGGCGGCAGTGCTGACCGTCGGCTACTCGACGCACATCCGCAGGCAAGCCGCCGCCGCGGCGGGCCGCCTCAAGCGCCTGCTCGACACGCCCGCGCTGCCCGTCGCCCGCGATCCCCAGGTACCGCGGGACAACTCGATCCGATTCGAGGACGTGCAGTTCTCCTACGACGGCCGAAACACCGTCCTGCACGACATCTCGCTCACCCTGCCGGCCGGGACGATCACCGCGCTGGTCGGAGCGTCGGGCAGCGGCAAGTCCACGCTCGCGACGCTGGTGCCGCGCTTCCACGACGTCACCGCGGGCACGGTGCGCGTCGGCGGCGTCGACGTCCGCGACATCGCTCCCGGCGAGTTGTACCGCCACGTCGGGTTCGTGCTGCAGGATGTGCAACTTCTCGGCATCAGCGTCGCCGACAACATCCGGCTCGGCCGGGCCGACGCCAGCGACGAAGAGGTCGTGGCGGCGGCGCAGGCGGCCCGCATTCACGATCGAATCCTGCAGCTGCCCAACGGTTACGACTCCGTGGTCGACGAGGACGCGCACTTCTCCGGCGGTGAGGCGCAACGGGTCAGCATTGCGCGCGCACTGCTGGCCGACACGCCGATCCTGGTGCTCGACGAGGCGACCGCGTTCGCCGACCCGGATTCGGAAGCCCAGATCCAGGAAGCGCTTTCGCGGCTCATCGTCGGGCGCACCGTGCTGGTGATCGCGCACCGCCTGGGCTCGATCGTGTCCGCGGACAACATCGTCGTGCTGGACCGCGGGCGCATCGTCGAACAGGGCCGACACGACGACCTGCTCGCCGCAGACGCGCAGTATGCGCGAATGTGGCAGAGCTACACCGCGGGTCATGCCCGCGAATGGGAGGTGGCCAGATGATCCGGGGCTTTCTGCAGATCCTCGGCCCGCAGCGGGGCCGGATGTTCAGCTTCCTTGCGGTTGTGACGGTCTACGGCGTCCTGCACGGCGTGGTGATGCTGTTGCTGGTGCCGGTCACGGTGTCGATGTTCGACGGCGACTACGCCGCCACCGCGCGGTGGTTGGCGCTGATGGCCGTCACGGTGCTCGTCGCATCGGTGCTCAACTACATCGGAGCCAAGCTGGCGATCCGCATGGCGCTGACCACGATGCGCCTGCTGCACCACCGGATCGGCGACCACATGGTCACCCTCCCGCTGGGCTGGTTCACCCGCGAGACTGTTGGCAAGGTGTCCCAGATCGCGGTCAAGGGAACGGTTTTCGTCGGCACCAGCGGTGGCAACCTGGTCACCCCGCTGGTGGTGAACACGGTCAGCGCGGTCACCGTGGTGGCCGGTCTGTTCTTCTTCGACTGGCGTATCGGGCTCGTCGCCTTGGTCGGCGGTGTGCTGCTGGTGGTGTGCGGCCGGTTCGCGTCCCGGCTGATCGCGACCGCAGAGGTGCGCACCCACGATTCGGCGACCGACGTCAACAACCGGGTGATCGAGTTCGCGCGGTACCAGCCGGTGTTGCGGGCGTTCGGCCGCACCGGCGCCGATTACAAGCCCCTGGGCGACGCCCTGGAAGCCCAGCATCGGGCCGGGCGCGCCGCGTTGTGGCAGTCGGTGGCCGGGTTGATGGTGAACGGCGTCGCCGTGCAGGCGGTGTTCTCGGTGCTGATCGCGGCTGGGGCGTGGCTTGCGGTGCGCGGCGACGTCAACCCGATCACGCTGGTGGCCATCCTCGGGCTCGCCGCCCGGTTCGCCTCTCCGCTGTCGCAGCTGGCCGAACTCGGGTCCGCGATGAGGTTGGCGACCGCGGAGTTGGAGCGCATCACGTCGATCCTCGACACCCCATCGCTCTCCGAGCCGGCCACCGCGAACCCCGCGACGGCGCCGGGCCGGGTCGAACTCGACCGCGTCACGTTCGGGTACGCGGACCGCACGGTGTTGTCGGACGCGAGCTTCGTCGCTGAGCCGGGCACCATGACAGCGCTGGTCGGTCCGTCCGGATCGGGCAAGTCGACGATCACCAAGCTGATCGCCCGGTTCTACGACGTCGACTCCGGCGTGGTCCGGGTCGGCGGGCACGACGTACGCGACCAGCTCACCGCGGACTTGATGGCTCAACTGTCGCTGGTCTTCCAGGACGTGTACCTGTTCGA
This window harbors:
- a CDS encoding ABC transporter ATP-binding protein produces the protein MIRGFLQILGPQRGRMFSFLAVVTVYGVLHGVVMLLLVPVTVSMFDGDYAATARWLALMAVTVLVASVLNYIGAKLAIRMALTTMRLLHHRIGDHMVTLPLGWFTRETVGKVSQIAVKGTVFVGTSGGNLVTPLVVNTVSAVTVVAGLFFFDWRIGLVALVGGVLLVVCGRFASRLIATAEVRTHDSATDVNNRVIEFARYQPVLRAFGRTGADYKPLGDALEAQHRAGRAALWQSVAGLMVNGVAVQAVFSVLIAAGAWLAVRGDVNPITLVAILGLAARFASPLSQLAELGSAMRLATAELERITSILDTPSLSEPATANPATAPGRVELDRVTFGYADRTVLSDASFVAEPGTMTALVGPSGSGKSTITKLIARFYDVDSGVVRVGGHDVRDQLTADLMAQLSLVFQDVYLFDDTLWENIRIGRSDATDEDIVEAARTAGLLPVVDRLPAGWQTRVGEGGSALSGGERQRVSIARALVKNARIVLFDEATSALDPENEHHVAESIRTLAQRSTVIVIAHKLSTVTAADNIVVLSPNGAVEEQGTHTELMQRGGRYARFWSQRVAATGWVMAAAGD
- a CDS encoding ABC transporter ATP-binding protein, with product MTAVQSALDVEPVAPEAAPDAAKRAATYDKLALQQLLAPTRARSSRATRYQLLASAATIVPFIGIVEIGRELLAAGRPDPTRVWIVVAVVIVALLVRTLAGGAALTITHFADVDLQRSLRLRIVDKLGKLPLGWFGTRSSGEVRKAVQNDVGELHFLVAHSAVENTGALATPLFGLIYCFYLDWRLGLLAMATVPFYIGVYVALGRDSRVQMERLDRGVERISATIVEFIAGVSVVKTFGEAGKAHKRFADAADEFNDSFAGWVGPLVRVKAVSSIFIDTPVLLLANLVGGYWFVRSGWVTPIEVLGSTLVAVTIPAAVLTVGYSTHIRRQAAAAAGRLKRLLDTPALPVARDPQVPRDNSIRFEDVQFSYDGRNTVLHDISLTLPAGTITALVGASGSGKSTLATLVPRFHDVTAGTVRVGGVDVRDIAPGELYRHVGFVLQDVQLLGISVADNIRLGRADASDEEVVAAAQAARIHDRILQLPNGYDSVVDEDAHFSGGEAQRVSIARALLADTPILVLDEATAFADPDSEAQIQEALSRLIVGRTVLVIAHRLGSIVSADNIVVLDRGRIVEQGRHDDLLAADAQYARMWQSYTAGHAREWEVAR